One part of the Esox lucius isolate fEsoLuc1 chromosome 10, fEsoLuc1.pri, whole genome shotgun sequence genome encodes these proteins:
- the ppp1r8a gene encoding protein phosphatase 1, regulatory subunit 8a isoform X2, producing the protein MGRETSPWTPSRCGERRQASRAHGTFLGRICLEPHKPQQVPIDSTMSFGASTRVYILREKPQTQASAVPGGEVKAGEDEELKGLLGLPEEETELENLTEFNTAHNKRISTLTIEEGNLDIVRPKRKRRSSKVSFSEEEEVINPEDVDPSVGRFRNMVQTAVVPIKKRKMEGHVSLGLEDSVARRMQNFPFSGGLYGDLPPTSGEAGSQPTVSQGGATILGGLPLVFPNPAPEVDLSPTSVSAQAPVTLNPANPAPGPYTAESLNEPRKKKYAKEAWPGKKPTPSLLI; encoded by the exons CCCCTGGACTCCATCTAGATGTGGTGAAAGGAGACAAGCTAGTAGAG CTCACGGGACGTTCTTGGGTCGGATTTGTCTGGAACCGCACAAGCCCCAGCAGGTGCCCATTGACTCCACCATGTCTTTTGGGGCGTCCACGCGGGTCTACATCCTCAGAGAGAAGCCCCAGACCCAGGCTAGCGCCGTACCCGGGGGGGAGGTGAAAGCAGGGGAGGACGAGGAGCTCAAGGGACTGCTGGGTCTAccggaggaggagacagagctgGAG AACCTGACAGAGTTCAACACGGCCCACAATAAGCGTATTTCCACCCTGACCATCGAGGAGGGCAACCTGGACATAGTCAGGCCtaaaaggaagaggaggagcagcaaGGTGTCcttcagtgaggaggaggaagtcATCAACCCAG AGGATGTGGACCCATCGGTAGGGCGCTTCAGAAATATGGTTCAGACGGCAGTTGTCCCTATCAAG AAGAGGAAAATGGAGGGCCATGTTTCACTGGGCCTGGAGGACTCTGTGGCAAGGCGTATGCAGAACTTCCCCTTCAGTGGGGGGCTCTATGGGGACCTCCCACCCACCAGCGGCGAGGCTGGCTcccagcccactgtgtcccagGGGGGAGCCACTATCCTCGGGGGCTTGCCACTGGTCTTCCCTAACCCTGCACCGGAGGTGGACCTGTCCCCAACATCTGTCTCAGCACAGGCCCCCGTCACACTCAACCCTGCTAACCCCGCCCCTGGACCCTACACAGCCGAGTCTCTCAACGAACCACGCAAGAAGAAATACGCCAAGGAGGCGTGGCCTGGGAAAAAACCCACCCCGTCTCTACTTATATAG